Proteins encoded in a region of the Flavobacterium sp. MDT1-60 genome:
- a CDS encoding M949_RS01915 family surface polysaccharide biosynthesis protein: protein MKNYIFILVLFFTTFIYAQKIESYRLTKEQIIERELDGTTDFPIYKAFEYWDKGGVYELLLCENQKTISKKDTLNTKIQAICTINDHGGFLEKWRINDLLETTEPKETNIWFWTKYCSTKDIDTDGYIDPILVYGTRNENDEISRVKIITVYKNKKYVIRAVECDLDYCRSFKKDANWNLLPQKIKTNVDKLVEKIRKDQGLLLKDG, encoded by the coding sequence ATGAAAAATTATATTTTCATTCTGGTTCTTTTTTTTACAACATTTATCTATGCTCAAAAAATAGAAAGTTACAGACTGACAAAAGAACAAATTATAGAACGCGAACTGGATGGCACAACAGATTTTCCAATCTATAAAGCGTTTGAATATTGGGATAAAGGCGGTGTTTATGAATTGCTTTTATGCGAAAATCAAAAAACAATTAGCAAAAAAGATACTCTAAACACAAAAATCCAAGCCATCTGTACGATAAATGATCATGGTGGTTTTCTTGAAAAATGGCGTATAAATGATCTTCTTGAAACTACAGAACCAAAAGAAACCAATATTTGGTTCTGGACAAAATATTGCAGTACGAAAGACATTGACACAGACGGTTATATTGATCCTATACTAGTTTATGGAACAAGAAATGAAAATGATGAAATAAGTCGCGTTAAAATCATTACTGTTTACAAAAACAAAAAATATGTGATTCGCGCTGTCGAATGCGATTTAGATTATTGCAGAAGTTTTAAAAAAGATGCAAATTGGAATTTATTGCCGCAGAAAATAAAAACCAATGTAGATAAATTAGTCGAAAAAATAAGAAAAGATCAGGGGCTATTATTGAAAGATGGTTAG
- a CDS encoding GNAT family N-acetyltransferase, which yields MNQEYNFSFSDNIILEDDLVLLRPLQESDVENLLEISINEPETWKYSLVGADGKENLINYIQSAIKARDEKREFPFIVFDKKSQKYAGSTRFYDIQLSYKTLQLGYTWYGSAFRGTGLNKHCKFLLLQFAFETLGLERVEFRADNNNERSIAAMKSIGCKVEGVLRSHMPTSNSEVRRDSIVLSILKDEWFEEVKENLKRKL from the coding sequence ATGAATCAAGAATATAATTTCAGTTTCTCAGACAATATTATTTTAGAAGACGATTTAGTTTTATTGCGTCCATTGCAAGAATCAGATGTTGAAAATTTATTAGAAATCTCAATAAATGAACCAGAAACCTGGAAATATTCTTTAGTAGGAGCAGACGGAAAAGAAAACCTGATCAACTATATTCAATCTGCCATAAAAGCAAGAGACGAAAAAAGAGAATTTCCGTTCATTGTTTTCGATAAAAAATCTCAAAAATACGCTGGTTCAACGCGTTTTTATGACATTCAGCTTTCCTATAAAACATTACAGTTAGGCTATACCTGGTACGGTTCTGCTTTTCGAGGAACGGGTCTTAATAAGCATTGTAAATTCCTATTACTTCAATTTGCTTTTGAAACTCTCGGATTAGAAAGAGTAGAATTCCGCGCTGATAATAACAATGAAAGAAGTATTGCTGCAATGAAAAGTATAGGCTGTAAAGTTGAAGGCGTTTTAAGAAGCCACATGCCAACCTCAAACAGTGAAGTTCGTCGTGATTCTATTGTTTTGAGTATTCTTAAAGACGAATGGTTTGAAGAAGTAAAAGAAAATCTAAAGCGCAAGCTGTAA
- a CDS encoding AIR synthase related protein yields the protein MSSDSSKRYAQRGVSASKEDVHNAIKNIDKGLFPQAFCKIVPDYLTQDDEHCLIMHADGAGTKSSLAYMYWKETGDISVWKGIAQDALIMNIDDLLCVGATDNILLSSTIGRNKNLIPAEVISAIINGTEELINELKSFGVTIHSTGGETADVGDVVRTIIVDSTVTARMKRSDVVDNANIKAGDVIVGLASFGQATYEKSYNGGMGSNGLTSARHDVFGKYLAKKYPESYDALVPEELIYSGQVNLTDEVENSPINAGQLVLSPTRTYAPIIKKILDTYTPNEIHGMVHCSGGAQTKILHFVQNLHIIKDNLFPVPPLFKLIQEQSKTDWKEMYQVFNCGHRMEIYVPENIAQDIIAISKSFNVDAQIVGRVEAADTKKLTITSEYGTFIY from the coding sequence ATGAGTTCAGATTCTAGCAAAAGGTACGCACAAAGAGGTGTTTCAGCATCAAAAGAAGACGTACACAACGCCATAAAAAATATTGATAAAGGTTTATTTCCTCAGGCATTTTGTAAAATTGTACCTGATTATTTAACTCAGGACGATGAGCATTGCTTAATTATGCATGCTGATGGTGCTGGTACAAAATCGTCTCTGGCGTATATGTATTGGAAAGAAACTGGTGATATTTCTGTTTGGAAAGGAATTGCTCAGGATGCTTTAATCATGAATATTGATGATTTATTATGTGTTGGGGCAACAGATAATATCTTGCTTTCTTCTACTATCGGAAGAAACAAAAACTTAATTCCGGCAGAAGTTATTTCGGCAATTATCAACGGAACAGAAGAATTAATCAACGAATTAAAATCATTTGGCGTTACCATTCATTCAACAGGCGGCGAAACTGCAGATGTTGGGGATGTTGTTCGTACTATAATTGTAGATTCAACTGTAACGGCACGTATGAAACGCAGTGATGTTGTCGACAATGCAAACATTAAAGCCGGTGACGTAATTGTTGGTTTGGCTTCTTTTGGTCAGGCAACTTACGAGAAAAGCTATAATGGCGGAATGGGAAGTAACGGATTAACTTCTGCACGCCACGACGTTTTTGGAAAATATTTAGCTAAAAAATATCCTGAAAGTTATGATGCACTTGTTCCTGAAGAATTAATTTATTCAGGTCAGGTAAACTTAACTGATGAAGTTGAAAATAGCCCAATAAATGCTGGTCAATTGGTACTTTCTCCAACTAGAACTTACGCACCAATTATCAAGAAAATTTTAGATACTTATACTCCAAACGAAATTCACGGAATGGTGCATTGCAGTGGAGGAGCACAAACTAAAATTTTACATTTCGTTCAGAATTTACACATTATAAAAGATAATTTATTTCCGGTTCCGCCATTGTTCAAATTAATTCAGGAACAATCAAAAACAGACTGGAAAGAAATGTATCAGGTTTTCAATTGTGGACACCGTATGGAAATTTATGTTCCTGAAAACATTGCACAAGATATTATTGCGATTTCAAAATCATTTAATGTTGATGCACAAATAGTAGGTAGAGTAGAAGCTGCAGATACTAAGAAATTAACGATTACCAGCGAATACGGTACTTTTATATATTAA
- a CDS encoding glutamine synthetase III, which yields MSTLRFQALKEASTRKPVHFEEIDRKSNIFGSNVFNEKAMKQYLTSDALKGVRDAIQHGTKIERKLADYIAMGMKEWALAKGVTHYTHWFQPLTGTTAEKHDAFFDISYDGSDPVEKFGGAQLVQQEPDASSFPNGGIRNTFEARGYTAWDPTSPAFIYGTTLCIPTVFIAYTGEALDNKIPLLRALSAMDEAATEVCRYFDKNVKKVTATLGWEQEYFLIDKSLANSRPDLMMTGRTLLGHTSAKGQQLDDHYFGSIPTRALTYMRDLEQECMLLGIPVKTRHNEVAPNQFELAPIFEETNLAVDHNSLLMDVMQRVAERHDFKVLFHEKPFKGVNGSGKHNNWSLATDTGVNLLSPSKTPMSNLQFLTFFINTIKAVNDYETLLRASIATASNDHRLGANEAPPAIISVFIGAQLTKVLSELESVTTGKLSPEEKTDLKLNVVGKIPDVLLDNTDRNRTSPFAFTGNKFEFRAVGSNANCSNAMTTLNAIVAKQLKDFKIEVDNLIDSKDMKKDDAIFNVLREYIKQSKKILFEGDGYSDAWEKEAAKRGLSNFKTTPEAIKAKVSKQALDLFDELGILNHVEAEARYEIELEEYTKKIQIEGRVLGDISRNHVIPTAIRYQNTLIENVKGLKEIFGKEFETIAKEQIVLIKEISGHIEGINSKVLAMTNERKKANQLTDAQKMAEAYCNNVKPYFEDIRNHCDKLELLVDDESWTLTKYRELLFTK from the coding sequence TACATTTTGAAGAAATTGATAGAAAGTCTAACATTTTTGGTTCAAATGTGTTTAATGAAAAAGCAATGAAGCAATATTTAACTTCTGATGCTTTAAAAGGAGTTAGGGATGCTATTCAGCACGGAACTAAAATAGAGAGAAAACTTGCAGATTATATCGCCATGGGAATGAAAGAATGGGCTTTGGCTAAAGGCGTTACGCATTATACACACTGGTTTCAGCCGCTTACAGGAACAACGGCCGAGAAACATGATGCCTTTTTTGATATTTCTTATGATGGAAGTGATCCTGTAGAGAAATTTGGTGGAGCACAATTGGTACAACAAGAGCCAGATGCGTCAAGTTTCCCGAACGGCGGAATCAGAAATACTTTTGAAGCCAGAGGTTATACAGCCTGGGATCCTACATCTCCGGCATTTATTTATGGAACTACCTTATGTATTCCAACCGTTTTTATAGCCTATACAGGTGAAGCCTTAGATAATAAAATTCCGTTATTAAGAGCATTATCTGCTATGGATGAAGCTGCAACTGAGGTATGCAGGTATTTTGATAAAAATGTCAAAAAAGTAACAGCAACTTTAGGCTGGGAGCAGGAATATTTCCTTATAGATAAATCATTAGCCAATTCCCGTCCTGATTTAATGATGACAGGAAGAACCTTACTAGGACATACATCTGCAAAAGGACAACAATTAGATGATCATTATTTTGGTTCTATTCCAACTCGTGCCTTAACGTATATGAGAGATTTAGAACAGGAATGTATGTTGTTGGGAATTCCGGTAAAAACACGTCATAACGAGGTGGCACCAAATCAATTTGAGTTGGCACCTATTTTTGAAGAAACAAATCTTGCGGTAGATCATAACTCTTTATTAATGGATGTGATGCAAAGAGTAGCAGAACGTCACGATTTTAAAGTTTTATTTCACGAAAAACCATTTAAAGGTGTAAACGGTTCAGGAAAACACAATAACTGGTCTTTGGCAACAGATACTGGAGTTAACTTATTAAGTCCGAGTAAGACACCGATGAGTAATCTACAGTTTTTGACTTTCTTTATCAATACGATTAAAGCGGTAAATGATTATGAAACTTTATTAAGGGCTTCTATCGCAACAGCAAGTAATGATCATAGGTTAGGAGCAAATGAAGCGCCACCGGCAATTATCTCTGTTTTTATCGGAGCGCAATTAACGAAAGTTTTGTCTGAATTAGAAAGTGTAACAACTGGTAAATTATCCCCGGAAGAAAAAACAGATTTAAAACTGAATGTTGTGGGTAAAATTCCGGACGTTCTTTTAGACAATACAGACAGAAACAGAACTTCACCTTTTGCCTTTACTGGAAATAAATTTGAGTTTAGAGCGGTTGGTTCGAATGCAAACTGTTCGAACGCAATGACAACTTTAAATGCAATTGTGGCCAAACAATTGAAAGATTTTAAAATAGAAGTTGATAATTTGATCGACTCAAAAGACATGAAAAAAGACGATGCTATTTTTAATGTTTTGAGAGAATACATCAAACAATCTAAAAAAATACTTTTTGAAGGTGACGGATATAGCGATGCCTGGGAAAAGGAAGCGGCTAAAAGAGGTTTAAGTAACTTTAAAACTACTCCGGAAGCGATTAAAGCTAAAGTTTCGAAACAAGCACTTGATTTATTTGATGAATTAGGAATTCTGAATCACGTTGAAGCTGAAGCTCGTTACGAAATTGAATTGGAAGAATACACTAAAAAAATTCAGATTGAAGGAAGAGTTTTAGGAGATATCTCGAGAAATCATGTTATTCCGACAGCCATTCGTTACCAAAACACTTTGATTGAAAACGTAAAAGGTTTAAAAGAAATTTTCGGAAAAGAATTTGAAACTATTGCTAAAGAACAAATCGTTTTAATTAAAGAAATTTCGGGTCATATTGAAGGAATTAATTCTAAAGTACTGGCGATGACCAACGAAAGAAAAAAAGCTAATCAATTGACAGATGCCCAAAAAATGGCTGAAGCTTATTGTAATAACGTAAAACCATATTTTGAAGATATCCGTAATCACTGTGACAAATTAGAGTTATTGGTTGACGACGAAAGCTGGACGTTAACAAAATACAGAGAATTGTTATTTACAAAATAA